The genomic DNA tctactgtgtaggcgttatgatactccgtcgccgagttgtcgtgtcctactggtgtagcagactgacgtgcgTGGCGTGAGTGGTGCCAGCGGCTGTACAGTGTACATTGGTAACGCGCGGTAAACAGTACAGCTTGGCGAAAGtttcctcgggctctgctgtggcagagcgcacttaacgcctcccgcattgaatgcggtaggtggccaagtcttcccgaggaagcttggcagccgcgcgcgtaTCTGCGTCTGCGGACACGCGGCGTCTCTGgacccccccaggcggggtgtctgttccctccctgccgaggggtccggaatccggatagtatatgggggtccgggacccgtgggaggtccggggcccccggctgttttgtcTGAGTactcccttctccgggacacgtggtgacaccggacctgaccccgagcgggatgcgggtccgagaccgttggtctggtgagatggagtcggaccccaggggtccggttgctcagctcctttgggcgtagttacggataactacgagtcttgacacagcaagagggggtaccctagtccagaggtaccgacattCACAATATGGAAATAGAAACAAATATTCCTATGTGTACAgattctaatattttctatatGACTTCGACTATGAAATGCTTATGAATAGTTTCATAAAGTTCGGAATCCAGATTGCTGATAAAGGATACCAAACGGGTAGCATGTCCTAAGTGCTAAATAGTGTGATAAGATGTACAAACCCGATGCCTATGCTTCGCTCCCTTGAAGTATAGAAGGGTGGGACGATCTTTATTCTCTGATAAGAGCAGTGTCGGAAGTAAATGTGTGTAAGGCACAATAACATCCTTAAGTAATGACACATGAGTGTGCTGTATCATATGAGACGAGTTTCTGCTTGTAATCTTGGAATCGAGTTTGAACCAGCCTCCAAAATCAACCACCAAAAGAATTGCTGGTGCAATCTCAGTCCGGACGTGCCACATAGCCACAGGGTCTGTCAAAGAATGCTTCAGTATTTAACATAACCTGAGCatgcaaaagaaaaataagctggtacgcagatcaatcttcagCAAGACATAAACATTACACATCATAGTCAGTCTGAATATTGCAGGAAAAGCAACAGGCGTCAGTCTAGAGCATGGTACATGTTGCATTGACACAACTGTTAATTGTTTAATGTACACCCAATCTTTGGCATTGGAACTTCTAAACACAATATGAAACCTTAACCAGCTTGCGACTGCTGAGTCTAATAGCTGGCTCTTGTCAACTATATCCGGATTACCTGTCAGGACGAAGATGTGGTCGCGGCCGCCGGACCTCCGCCACGCGGGGTGGGCGGTGACGCGGTCGACAAcctcccgctgccgccggtAGTCTTCGTTGCCGTCCTTCTTGCGGAACGCTCCCTTAGTTCCCCACCCGAGCTCCATCTCCGCGGACAGCGTCGCGAAGAAGGGCACGAACACGACATCGGCTTCCCTCCAGTCCGCGACGACCCTCACGGCGGCCGTCGCTGCCGTGTGGAGGGAGGCGAGGAGCCAGTACTCGGCGCTGTACTGCTTGATGAGGGGGCTCTCGGGGTAGGGCGGGTGGTTGCGCGGGGCCGGGTGGTCCGGGTCGGAGGAGGCCGGGATGCGGGagtcggcggcggggagggaccAGTACCGGTCGAGGAGGCCGTAGTTGAGCGCCCGGGGGAGGTCGGCGACGTAGACCCTGAGGCGGCGGTCGGGTTCGAAGGCTTGAAGCGAGCTGAGGATAGGCGGGGAAGTAGggcggaagaggaagaaggagagggagaggagcaggaggaggatggAGCTGGCGAGGACGGCGAGCCGCttcatggccgccgccgtcgccggccagatcttggtggccggaggaggaggcatCCCCGCCCGCATCGTCACTTCACTTCCTGCTGAAAGCGCTTCGTACCACCGACACGGGCCGCCGTGGGCcttatttctttttctcctcctaactttctttttttattcGAGCAATATCGGGAGGGCAAAATCGCcgcggccgtgtttggtttatgCTACTCTAGGAGTAGCAATAACTTTGATCGTAATTATTAGTATTAAATGAATATAGTTTGTAAAATTAACTCCACAATTCCTGCGCTattttacgagacgaatctaatgagatatttgaccgcacgattagaagaTAGTTATtatagtattactgtagccaatcatcgattaattataattactgttattagattcgtcgcgaaaaattacactcatttctaaaaaagttttgcaaataaactgcgTTTAGTGCTTCGTGCATTGAAGATTCGATGCCTTGTAGGGGTCCAGTACAAGCTAGCGCACGGCAAGAGCCGGCTGGAATCACAGGGagttaagaagaaaaaaaggggaGGAAATTAAAGAGTACAACAGAAGTACATCAAAGTTTCATGCGGATCCAGTTCTTCCAGAGATCGACGTCAGCGGAGCGGCGCCCGCATGTCCTTGGCAACTCGCCGGAGGATGTCTGAAGGGGACGAGTTTTCTTTGTTGAAGATCGTGGCGTTCCTGGCTTTCCAGAGTTGCCAGAGAAGTAGTAGCATGATGTCAGTGCGGACTCTGTCGGGAAGAGGAGTCCCGCAGCCTAGGACCCAGGGCATGCGCTGTTGGCCCACCATGGGAGCCTGATCTAGACGGAGCCAGACCTCGCGGGCAGTCCACGAAGATGTGTGCGTCAGTTTCCagctgtttagttcccaaatttaAAGTTCCAATTTTTTTCCGacataaaaaacacattgcacAATTtacctgtaaatcgcgagacgaatctaatgaacctaattagtatATAATTAGATgcaaaattgctacagtaatgctacagtgacAATCGCTAATAACggcttaattaggctcattagattcgtctcgcgatttacagacgagttctgtaattaattttgtgcttaatctatatttagtattttaaatGTAGAAATatcctctttcaaaaacttCATGGGAGGCAGGCCCAGCTGTGAGGGACAGAGTTCGCAGTTGGAGTCGTCCCGGCTGCGTAGGTTCCGGTGGTATAGGTGGGCACGGGTGTTCAAACGCCCATGATGAAGAAGCCAACCGAAGAATTTGATTTTGTTCGGTACCCGCGTGCCCCAGATGAGCATGGAGTCGGTGGGGGTTGATTCGGCCAGGTGTAGAACGTGGTAGGCACCACGAGAGGTGAAGGCGTCTCTCGAGGTAGTGGCGATCCATTAGCCCATAATTGTCAATGGTGTTGCGTGACCACAGGCCCAATTGTCCGGCCCATCTTCAATTACCATGGAGCATCAATGGTCGCGCCAGGTCAACTCGGCGGGATGGCGCCGTGGCAGTGCCATCCTG from Panicum virgatum strain AP13 chromosome 7N, P.virgatum_v5, whole genome shotgun sequence includes the following:
- the LOC120682152 gene encoding probable arabinosyltransferase ARAD1 produces the protein MRAGMPPPPATKIWPATAAAMKRLAVLASSILLLLLSLSFFLFRPTSPPILSSLQAFEPDRRLRVYVADLPRALNYGLLDRYWSLPAADSRIPASSDPDHPAPRNHPPYPESPLIKQYSAEYWLLASLHTAATAAVRVVADWREADVVFVPFFATLSAEMELGWGTKGAFRKKDGNEDYRRQREVVDRVTAHPAWRRSGGRDHIFVLTDPVAMWHVRTEIAPAILLVVDFGGWFKLDSKITSRNSSHMIQHTHVSLLKDVIVPYTHLLPTLLLSENKDRPTLLYFKGAKHRHRGGLVREKLWDLLGNEPDIVMEEGFPNATGRDQSIKGMRASEFCLHPAGDTPTSCRLFDAIASLCIPVIVSDEVELPFEGMIDYTEFSIFVSVSNAMKPKWLTNYLRNISKQQKDEFRRNLARVQPIFEYDTSYSSTRAPDAAVNYIWKKIHQKLPMIQEAIVREKRKPDGTSIPLRCHCT